The Arachis ipaensis cultivar K30076 chromosome B03, Araip1.1, whole genome shotgun sequence region TTTGtttcaccaagaatcaagaaACAAAATGAACACTTCACCAGAGAGTATATTTCGTCCTCCTCTTTTTCAGTTAACTCTATCTTGTCATTTGAAACTGCATCGTTTCCATCCCCAAGAACCTTACTGAATTTGAAATCTATCCCAGCCTCCCTCAATCCATTCTCTGCAGCCTTAAACAGCTCATTCTTTCTCGAAGATGGATCGGATTTCATCCTCTTTGACAAAGCACTCCTTAGCAAGGAGCCAATTTGATCCTTTTCCTTAACTAAACGAGTTACGGTCTCATCCAATCTCTTAATTTCACGATCCTTATCCTCAATCAAATCCCTTGCCTTTTGAACAACAATCCTAGTCAACTCAAATATAGACTCCATGCCAGCCAAAGAGGCACGTATATTCTCCTCAACATCAGTTTCTTGCGGCACAAACAATGACTCAGACAGCTCCGAGCTACTCTGATCATCTAATATCCTAACAACATTACAAATTTGATTATGAATCTTTGAAACAAAGCTCAACTGATCAATCAACAATGGCCGCATTGACTCCATCCTCGCCTCCAATTTACTCAACTTATCCTCACACTCAACAAGAAACTCCTTCAACCGTGATGCTTCACCTTGTCCCTCCCTCAACTTCTCCTTCATCTCATGTTCCATCTCGCTCAACTTCCTATCCCTATCAGCCAAGTCCTTCTCCAAACCCTCAATTGAGGAACCTTGCTTTGCAACCTCATCCCTGAGACCACTAATTGTTGCTTCAAGCTGAGAAACCTCAATGGCAATCTCGTAATTCCGCTGCTCCATCTGCTCCCTAGTCTCGTTCCTAGACTTCAAAGTCGCATCGTTCTGTTTCAAGAGCTCTTCAACGATCTCGTTGGATCTCTTGATCACACCATAAGCCACGGCTGCGAGGCCGGTGTACTTCTGCGACCGTGGAAGCCCATTAGGCCCGAAATTCTTGAAGCTGCTGACCTTGGCGGAAATCTTCTCCATGCCAGTCTCAAGCATGTGCCTTGAATTCCCAATCTCCGATCTTAGTGAATCCCTCTCCCTCGCAACCTCTTCCAACTGCTTTGCAACCTCGTCCTTTGCTTTCTTAGATTCTGCCAGTTCTAAGGAAACGGCGTCGTTCTTCCTCAGCGCCTCGTCGCGCTCGCGAACGGCGTCATCACGGTGCCTGGCGAACTCGTCGCGCTTCTTGATTGCCTCCTGCGCCAGCGCTTTCAGGCGGTTGAACGACACCTGAAGTTCGGACCTGGAGTTCTCGGCGGCGAGACGCGCCTGGCGCTCCCGATCAAGCTCGCCTAGAAGCTCCCGTAGTTTCTCGACGGAGACGTCTTCCGGCGACGGAGCTTTTGTTGCGATCGGACCAGGATCGCCGGCTTCGTCCTCGACGTCGCTGAGCACCGCGTCGGCATCCTCGTTGCCGGCGGCAGCCATTTAATTTAATAACATATAAGAATAACGATAAACCCTAGGAATTGAAGCGAAGACCAAAAACGTTGGAGAAATTATATTCTGAAATTAAAATCTAATGGAGTAGTgtttttaggtttagaattttaggTTGCTGATGAATAGACGATGATGCTGTTGTTATTGGTTGCGAATTGAAAGGACATGGATCATGGTGTCATGTAATTGGGAACCTGAAGATGACGAAGAAGAAGGAAACACCGCAACGCACACTACCAACCACTCCGTTCCAGGAATTGGGATTTCGGATACTGGAATTTCCCTATTTCTTtcgttttctttttaatttttagggTATGATTATTTCATTCCTTTTATAATCCGAATAATAAAAATAACTCGGGGGAAGGGAAAAGAAAGGTTTGGGTGGTGTCCCATGCAGATGAGTGTGATAGAATTGAGGGGTAGGATGGTGCCACGTAGGCAATATTTTGCGCTAGCCTCTCTTTGAAAGGGCAGTTTCGTTAGTTACCACCGTAGGCGCCAGCATAGGGGATAAAATTGGAGAGGAGAGGGAAGAATGGTAGGTAGGAAACTTCGTTGTACAGACAAGAGACAAGCGAACAGTGGAGGGAGCAACTTTATTTTAATAGTGGGGCTGTCTTCATTAAGTAAAGTATATTAACTATTAAGTTACCCACTTCTCTTGGTTAAAAAAGTGATTAATGCTTTGACAAGTGGTTTACATTGTAATTAACCCATTACAAAAATTAGGAAGCTTCTCTGTTATATCAGAGCCTGGTTTCGATCCAGGGACCTGTGGGTTATGGGCCCACCACGCTtccgctgcgccactctgatGGTTGATAATTTGTGGTTAAATATTTTACTTATTCAGAAGCTATAGGACCATGATCAGCATTCATTTACTTGGTTGTTCTCTGTATGATTACTAAAATATAAGCGCTAGCTACGCATATCAAGTTGAGTTTCAGTCTGTCGTGTTGTGGATTTCAGATTTATTACTATTGGGCAAGGCGTTCATGTAAAATTTAAAAGCCCTGCATGACAAAGAAATTTTGAATATGTGGActggagaagaaaaagaatatgAATGGTTGAATACAAATTTGTAGCTCTTCACTTagcaaaaaagaaaataaataaataaataagacgaCAAAGGTTAACCCAATTAAGCTGctatttgaagaagaagaatatggTGAAACTAAGTAGAACCAAAAAAACACCCCAATGTTGAAGGACAAAAAAGAATATGGTGCTTCAGCGTTTCGTTCTGCATTTCTTTTTGAGCAAAACCCCATCTGGCGGGCGCGTGACCATGAGATTACAGAGGCCATAGAGGTTATATGAATACCTTAAGATGCTTCCCAGTTTAGACCTTGCTCTGAAAACACCCCTCACACTCAACAAAACTCCATTGCTTTCCATTTGCTTCACTATGCGCTGGCTCTCTCCCAGTGGCAACTTAACTTGACTAGTCACCATGTGAATATATGCAAACCTTGACTGAGCCCTTGCAGCAGAGAAAGGTTCCACATATTGAGTTGCAATGAGGGTATTTCCGTAATATAGATAGATGCTCACTGTGCTGAAGTCTACATGAACCTTCTTGTTTGGATTTGTGAAGTTTGCAAGAATGGTGATATCAGCATTGAGTAGATATCCAAAGTCCAGGTATGCAGCATTCAGGGTGACACCAGATATGTCGAAATGAGGGCTCTGGGGGCGAAAAACAAGGTACACTATTAGGACTATCAACCCTCCTATGATTATGATCAGCCAAAATATTACGCATAACACAGCACCACACCATGTTAGAGGGTTGGACTTTTTCGGCGGAGGCAACCATGGAGGGCGGTGGTGCCGCGGCCCATCATGTCTCTGCTTTTGGGTGGGGCTGTGAGGTTCACGAAGTTGCTGCCGAGGCTCAGGAGAGAGGCTAAGTGGGGGTAGCACTGGGGTGACAACGGGAGGCTTGGAAGATGATGGCTCACTAATTTTTACCTTTTGCTTGCTTGGTGGGTAAGCTAAACCTTCTTGCCGCTTCCTTCGTCcttctggtggtggtggtgattgtTGTTGTGGTTTGCTACGCTTGTCACGGGTCGGCACTTTTGAGGtaggcggtggtggtggtggtcctTGCGTCTGGGGCCGCAATGGATAGGGATGTTCTTGTGGTCGCGGCTGCAATGGAAAATGAGGGTGGTAAGGGGGATCTTCTTGTTGCGTAGGTGCTACTCCATGTGCTGGTGGTGGATATTGGCCATGGTGTTCTGAGGCTGGTACGAATAGAATAGGTGACTGTCGATGATCTTCGGGATGTCCTCGCGGTGGTGGTCTAGAAAAATGAGGATTGGTTTCTCGGCGAGACATGGTTGTTAACGGAAAATGAAGTGGGGAAATGAAGACAAACAGAGTGACATATGTTATTGCTATTAAGCTAGTGTAAAGTACGAAGGATTAAACCCAAAACAAAAATTGAAGTTATAAAGGAAATGAGAATGACTTCATCAGAACTTCAAGGATGATTCATGTAAAGGTAAGGAATCAAACATAAGCCAAGTATGTGGGACAATGTGTTTTTCTCGCTTTTAAGTATTAAGCTGATTTGTGTTTTTCTAACATAAAGTGGTATGTCTATGTTGCATGCTAAAATTTTTGCCAGGCTCGTGAATGGCTTAGATTTATATGGAAAATCAGCACTGGCGAAGAAAAAACCTTGTGCAAGTTTACATGTGGAAGGAACTTTGGAATAAAAGATTCCGCAATGATCACAAATTAGCCTCATAATTTCAGTTCAgagatatattaatttaaaattaaatgagtGCCGAAAGGTCCTAACGAGGCAAGGCTTAAACAATCACGAGCACTTTGAGTTTCTTCTATCACAATTTACAAGCCAACTACACTAATTGCAAAAGATACCTTCCCCCTACTAAGGTCCAAAATACATGGACCACAAACACGAATGACAAACTCTACAACCTTATTAAGTTAAAAACACCCAATATACCCGACTACTCGAGGAATCAGCGCAGTTTTTAAGAGGGATCATTCATTAATGAAAACACAAATGGAAGCATTCATTCAAGGTGGAAACTCACATACATAATAGAAGAGTGCATAATATACCGAATGTCTTCTTTAAAAAAGGACTGACATTGATTTCTCTCTCTCACTCTACCTCTCTACATAATTGAATTATGTATGGGAACAACCACCTTCATTCAAATGATAAAGAATTAAATATGAATTCGTAAAAGGTGATGCCCACATACATATTCATACGATACACAGGATACATAGATCCTTTTGGAGTAtcattaaaagaaaaatccaCAATCATGTTATTTTTTCCTTTTCTAGTTTTCTGTGTATCTCTTCACTCTTTTAATCTGTGTTAAGTACCTCCCTTCGTAAAATACTAAATCGAACAGCTACCACTTTAATTTCCCGGTTCCATGAAAATTGCGGTAAATGCTTCAACAGTTGCAGGCATAAGTTATCTTCAAATTTCTGAACAGAAGACATTACTTCCAGAATTACGTAGTCAACAACAATGCCTTCTACTTCAACTATTCTTCCTCCATTCCCTCCAACCCCCAAACTACCACTCAAAATAGCTGTAAGAAATGTGAGGAACCAAACCCAGAAACTTGGAAGTTCACCCAGACTCACTAGCTGGACATTGATAACTACTAAGCATTCATGCAACAAGATTTGGTGAATAATATCAACAATTCTCAGTTCTCCAATCTTGTACTGAGTTGTGACAGGAGAAATCACATACAAATGACAGTTTGCAGCCGAGGATCTACATCTGTAAATTTGTTCTGTTTCACGCATTTTTGTTTCATACCCGCAAAGAGGAAAAGGAGACACCATAAGAAACCACCATTTTCAAACTTAGCTTTGACGAATAACCGTTTATTTGAACCTTGATGCTTACCTAACTGAATGCAACTGCTTCAAGAAAGGAGTCCTTTTTTCCCCCAAAATAAGATTCTCTTGAATACATGGGTAAATAAAATAGTTCATCGAAAAGTGACATTTACCAAATGAAACAAAGATTTGGTGGTTACTGATCATTCTTCATTGCTTCGGAAGCCCTTCAGAAAGTATGCTCTTGTCAAATCATTTGCAAACAAATTTTTCCTTTATTGCCTTATTTTGTTTTGTACTTTCATGttgtcttattttgtttcatactTTCATATAGGAGTTGCAGCAGGGaccaaaaaatgaaaaatacaaaaagagtATCGAGGATCATTAGTAACTTTTCTAAGAAAAATAATATGCTGCAATTAAACAAAAACATACTTGGACAAGTGAAACCATTTGGGTGACGTTTCTTTTAAGAAGCCTGAAGTTCCATGCTGCAGATAGAGACAAAAACATCAAAGATTGCCCAAACTAATATTAGTATAGGTCATCCAAGTTTCAATTTAACATTATAATctgggaaaaaaaaagaaaaaggttctTATATGCTAATTCAAAACTATGAATATGAGAAGTAATCAAGTAATAAAGTAACACATAAATTGGGGCAACATTCACAGTTTTCCATAatctaaatatctaataaactCGAATACAAAACCTAACAAGGCTACTTAGTGGACCGGCTTGTATGTTTTCCATATTCTTCTGGTGAGTTATGTGAGTCTAGAAATATGCACAAATAATAAACTATCAATTTGGTACTATAAGTCCCAGGACGCTTGGGGTATAAAACTTTGAATTTATTGCTCAACAATTTGCATGGATAACAGGAAGAAAGGTAGCAAGGAACTCAGTGTAGGTAACAACACCACCAATGAATGTGTTTCTCCAATCAAACTTATGCTCTGCAATATATCACAGAAGGCAGTCAAAATAAGTTTTTATTAAAATGAGTGCTATATTGTTGTTCATATGTATAGAGCCATAAAACAACATAAAATGTTCATCATCAACTTTTCTGATATGCAAGGCTGAATATGACTTCAAACTGAATTGAATAGCCACAAGCCAAGGATTTACCCCAATAGTAAAGGAGCAAAGTAAAACGAACTCAAAGGCATCCTCTATCTGAAGGAAGACAACTAGGGGACGTAAGTATGTAGCTAGAGTGATTTCAATCAATTGGTACTGACACCAGTTTGTGGTAGATGAAACCAAGGAACAGGTGCATAGCTCCCCATGTATAAAAATGGCCAAAGGGAAACTAACTACTTGCCCTATATCATATTGAGTATTGACAAACAATCCATCATGTAAATAGTCAGTTGGCAGTATGAAGCAAAACCTGCACACCAGCATCTCCATTTGTGGCAGAAAACCATTACTGAACCACGCTTGATGGGTGGCCTTGGATCCTTTAATATAGACTGGCCAGTGAATCAGTAGTATGTTTCAGTGTCCAAAAGCATGAGCAGCAAGTAAACAGTCATGGTAAGGGATTGCACCGTGAGCAACATAGAAAAGGGATAAACAGATTTGCAGGTGCCATAACATGCAGAAAGGGTACCACTTCAACATGTTGCCAAGCTTTCACATACAATTTTCCGAGCAAACGATTAGGCCAGTTTTCCATTAGAAAGGAACGTGTGATGATGGCATTAACAAATGTCATGTTTATGTGGCATTACTCAATTGAAGGGCATTGATCAGGGTCTGAGAAACATGACTGTCGAGTGTAAAGCCCTTTTCCATCATCTGGTCCCAAACCTTACAGGCATCTGAAAGCTTGTTTTCCCTTATAAGCCCTCCAACTATCAACTTGAAAGTTACCGCATCAGGATGGAATTCTTTCGCTTGCATTTCATCATATAGATGCATAGCATCTGTAACTCGAGAAGCCTTGCAAAACCCATTTATGAGGGCATTGTAAGAGACAACATCTGGAGTTATACCATTCTCCACCATGTCACGGAAAATGCTATGAGCCGTATCAATTTTTCCAGTCTTGCACATGTGATCCACTATTGTCGTATAGAATACTTGATCAGGAGCAATATCCATCTTGGTCATTTGATCAAGATGCTTCTTGGCCACAGTAGAACTACCTTCTCTCAGAAATGCTTTTATAATGATTGTGAAAGTCACTACATCGGGTTGAATCCCCTTCCTATACATTTCCTTAAACAAGTTATAAGCCCTCCCAGTCTGGTGTGCCTTACAAAACGCATCGATAATGGTATTGTAAGAAACAACATCACACAACCCTTTAACCTGCATCCTATTTACCATAATCCAATAAGCTCTTTCCATTTGGTTAGCCTTACAAAAAACCTTTAGCAGCTCATTATAACTATACAAATCTGGCTCCACACCACTCGTCTCCATTGACTGTACTAACCTAACTGCCTCATCCAACATAAGCTCAttacaacaataattcaacaaggTATTATAAGTCACCAAGTCCGGCAGACACCCATTCTTGCTCATAAACGCCTTAATCGCGAGCGCCTTATCAATCTTCCCTACCCTACAATACCCACCAATCAAAGCATTATAAACCAAACTATTAACCTCCACACCACCCTTGATCACCTCAACAACAAGCTCATAAGCCAAATCAACATGACCACCAGAACACAAACCAGTCACAAGAGCACCACAAGCCTTAGCATCAGGTTTCAGCCCCTTATCAATCAAACCTCGCCAAAACCCAGCAGCCTCATTGAACCGGCGAGACTTGCACAGTGCATCAATGAGGATAGTGTAACTAACAATATCAGGCTCTCTTCCCTTGCGGGACAAGCAATGGAAAAGTTCCAGAGCATCATCCAACCGATGATCACGCCACAAGAGGTCCAAGTAGATATTGAAGGCCCATATGTCAGGGATGCAACCGAGTGCGTCCATGTCACGGAGGAGCTTGTTGATGAGGGTGAAATTCCTGACGCTGCAGAGGGCAGAAATGAAGCGGGAATAGGTGAATGGGGAGAGGGAGAAGCCCTGGGGGATGACGTGGTGGAAGTAGTAGTGCTCAGCAAGGTCGAAGCGGGACTGGCGGAGGAGGACACCGATGAAGCGGTTGTAGTCAAGGCTGAAGAGGCGGCAGTTTGATTGGGTCATTTCGTCGAACACCTTGATGGCATTGTCAATGAGACCTGCTTTCACGTAATGTGTTATCTGAGAGCGGTATAGGAGGCGCCTTGCCCCAACACTTTGATACATATCAGATGGTAACAGACCCAAATGCATAGCCAAATctactaaatataaaattatgtaGCAAGGAGGAGATGAAGGTGAGGTGTCAAGCTGAGACAAATGGGCAGAAATATTGTAGCAAGAAAACAATGGGATATGAGATGTGCAATGTTGTGCAGTGATGTGCAATGGGATATCAACATGCAGGTAGTCAGTGTTTACGTTCCGCTTTGACACTTTTCTCTCTGCTGCACATTTGAAAAAGTGAACCTGCACATTAATAATAAATTAGCTGAACTACAGTCACGAGAAGtttgaaatattaaaatattagtcAATATTAAAATTCACAGAAATTTACCTTATATAAGTAGAGTCGAGAGTTGGAACTCTCATTATTCTCTTCCAAATTTTCT contains the following coding sequences:
- the LOC107631703 gene encoding paramyosin isoform X2, which encodes MAAAGNEDADAVLSDVEDEAGDPGPIATKAPSPEDVSVEKLRELLGELDRERQARLAAENSRSELQVSFNRLKALAQEAIKKRDEFARHRDDAVRERDEALRKNDAVSLELAESKKAKDEVAKQLEEVARERDSLRSEIGNSRHMLETGMEKISAKVSSFKNFGPNGLPRSQKYTGLAAVAYGVIKRSNEIVEELLKQNDATLKSRNETREQMEQRNYEIAIEVSQLEATISGLRDEVAKQGSSIEGLEKDLADRDRKLSEMEHEMKEKLREGQGEASRLKEFLVECEDKLSKLEARMESMRPLLIDQLSFVSKIHNQICNVVRILDDQSSSELSESLFVPQETDVEENIRASLAGMESIFELTRIVVQKARDLIEDKDREIKRLDETVTRLVKEKDQIGSLLRSALSKRMKSDPSSRKNELFKAAENGLREAGIDFKFSKVLGDGNDAVSNDKIELTEKEEDEIYSLAGALEHVVKSSQLEIINLHHTVDELRAELSLLKQHIEAQAKELDHRMHRIEELEEKERVANENNVELVLALQWTIREGYLIVGICFNQVSSWSICVL
- the LOC107631703 gene encoding paramyosin isoform X1; amino-acid sequence: MAAAGNEDADAVLSDVEDEAGDPGPIATKAPSPEDVSVEKLRELLGELDRERQARLAAENSRSELQVSFNRLKALAQEAIKKRDEFARHRDDAVRERDEALRKNDAVSLELAESKKAKDEVAKQLEEVARERDSLRSEIGNSRHMLETGMEKISAKVSSFKNFGPNGLPRSQKYTGLAAVAYGVIKRSNEIVEELLKQNDATLKSRNETREQMEQRNYEIAIEVSQLEATISGLRDEVAKQGSSIEGLEKDLADRDRKLSEMEHEMKEKLREGQGEASRLKEFLVECEDKLSKLEARMESMRPLLIDQLSFVSKIHNQICNVVRILDDQSSSELSESLFVPQETDVEENIRASLAGMESIFELTRIVVQKARDLIEDKDREIKRLDETVTRLVKEKDQIGSLLRSALSKRMKSDPSSRKNELFKAAENGLREAGIDFKFSKVLGDGNDAVSNDKIELTEKEEDEIYSLAGALEHVVKSSQLEIINLHHTVDELRAELSLLKQHIEAQAKELDHRMHRIEELEEKERVANENIEGLMMDIAAAEEEINRWKVAAEQEAAAGRGVEQEFVAQLSALKQELEEAKQSMLESEKKLKFKEETAAAAMAARDAAEKSLKLADLRASRLRDRVEELTHQLEEFENREDSRGQNRPRYVCWPWQWLGMDFVGVQRRPETQQEASNEMELSEPLL
- the LOC107634744 gene encoding NDR1/HIN1-like protein 6, which produces MSRRETNPHFSRPPPRGHPEDHRQSPILFVPASEHHGQYPPPAHGVAPTQQEDPPYHPHFPLQPRPQEHPYPLRPQTQGPPPPPPTSKVPTRDKRSKPQQQSPPPPEGRRKRQEGLAYPPSKQKVKISEPSSSKPPVVTPVLPPLSLSPEPRQQLREPHSPTQKQRHDGPRHHRPPWLPPPKKSNPLTWCGAVLCVIFWLIIIIGGLIVLIVYLVFRPQSPHFDISGVTLNAAYLDFGYLLNADITILANFTNPNKKVHVDFSTVSIYLYYGNTLIATQYVEPFSAARAQSRFAYIHMVTSQVKLPLGESQRIVKQMESNGVLLSVRGVFRARSKLGSILRYSYNLYGLCNLMVTRPPDGVLLKKKCRTKR
- the LOC107631701 gene encoding pentatricopeptide repeat-containing protein At1g13040, mitochondrial; amino-acid sequence: MHLGLLPSDMYQSVGARRLLYRSQITHYVKAGLIDNAIKVFDEMTQSNCRLFSLDYNRFIGVLLRQSRFDLAEHYYFHHVIPQGFSLSPFTYSRFISALCSVRNFTLINKLLRDMDALGCIPDIWAFNIYLDLLWRDHRLDDALELFHCLSRKGREPDIVSYTILIDALCKSRRFNEAAGFWRGLIDKGLKPDAKACGALVTGLCSGGHVDLAYELVVEVIKGGVEVNSLVYNALIGGYCRVGKIDKALAIKAFMSKNGCLPDLVTYNTLLNYCCNELMLDEAVRLVQSMETSGVEPDLYSYNELLKVFCKANQMERAYWIMVNRMQVKGLCDVVSYNTIIDAFCKAHQTGRAYNLFKEMYRKGIQPDVVTFTIIIKAFLREGSSTVAKKHLDQMTKMDIAPDQVFYTTIVDHMCKTGKIDTAHSIFRDMVENGITPDVVSYNALINGFCKASRVTDAMHLYDEMQAKEFHPDAVTFKLIVGGLIRENKLSDACKVWDQMMEKGFTLDSHVSQTLINALQLSNAT